A genomic region of Thermodesulfobacteriota bacterium contains the following coding sequences:
- a CDS encoding GNAT family protein — protein MLVSELLDMIKPKIARFEPCIREEDFVLRRYELKDIFALRPLFNPELFLSANGLERRAFGSFFSFFRWMVTTFQVFYVCEIEVPRRCRVVGFVGIYDLEIGRSLYLAIAVFNPEDRGRGYGSRAVRLLLNYLNKHGVAERVCVEVLKTNLESLRFFEKLGFEVCGQDKDTLLLERSLSTPILN, from the coding sequence ATGTTAGTTAGTGAACTGCTCGATATGATTAAGCCCAAAATAGCCAGGTTTGAGCCTTGCATCAGGGAAGAAGATTTTGTTCTTAGGCGTTATGAACTGAAAGACATATTTGCTTTACGCCCTCTCTTTAATCCGGAGCTTTTTCTTAGTGCCAACGGACTGGAACGCAGGGCTTTTGGCTCGTTCTTTTCCTTTTTCAGATGGATGGTAACAACTTTTCAAGTGTTTTATGTATGTGAAATCGAGGTACCTCGGAGATGTCGAGTGGTCGGCTTTGTCGGAATATACGACCTTGAAATAGGAAGAAGCCTTTATTTAGCCATTGCCGTTTTTAATCCGGAAGACAGGGGACGGGGGTATGGAAGCCGAGCAGTCAGGCTTCTTTTGAATTATCTCAACAAGCACGGCGTAGCTGAAAGGGTGTGTGTGGAGGTCTTAAAGACCAACTTAGAATCTTTACGGTTTTTCGAGAAATTAGGTTTTGAAGTTTGCGGGCAGGACAAGGATACTCTCTTACTGGAGAGGAGTCTTTCGACGCCGATACTAAACTGA